TGCGATGCAGACATTGTTCTATCCTTTTTTAGAGTCGTCAGTTATCAGAGGAATGGCTATCGGAAACCATCAGCTGTCGGTTGTCAGAAGAATGGCTATCGATAAAGAAGCATTTAGTTTAACCAGAACCGCTCTTTGCTGACGGCTGATAGCTATTCTTCTGATATTGGGAATTTTATAGAATTTCTCGGTTTTTATCAACAAAAATCGGTTGATATATGTTATGCATATACGGTAGAATAGCGTAACATTCTCCGGTTAGCATCTTTTAGTACCCTAAAGTTTGTAGGAAAAACAAATGAAAAAGTTTTTTAAGCCACTCCCAGATTTAGAAGAGCGGCTTGATCAGGTCAATGAGCGGGTTCGACGGGCACGCCGAACTTTGGATTGGCGAACTCGCGAAGCACGTATCCCGCTTGACATTCAAGAGGACTTCGGTGTCTCTGAATTGCAAGGCGATGTGATGCTCGTTTCACGTGATGACTATTTACATAACAAAGTCAGGAACCTCATCCGATCCGAAGGCTATGGGTGTGATTTTCCAGAGCGAAGCTCGGAAGCCATCGGTATGTTAAAAATGCGCAAATATCAGATGATAATTGCCGACTACACCCGCCGCTCGCGAGGGAGACTCTTTGAATATGTCAGGCGGTATCAGCCGCATATCAAAATTGTCTCGATTGTTCGTAATAACGACGAAGGAAGACAGGTCATGAGAGCTGGCAGCTACAGCTACCTGTTAGGGCGGGGTTTTGATCCAGAGCAGTTACGTACCTGTATAATAAGTGCTCTTAAATTAAAGCATCGCGCCTGTTGGTTGTTAACAAACGGCGAGCGTTGTAACCGGTCCTGTGTTGATGATTTCCAATCCGATGAAGATTTCGCGGAAATTGAATGAAAAAACGCGCCGACACCCACCCCATCTTACAACAGCGACTGAAACAGGTAGAACGTCAAGCACATGTTGCCCGTTACCAACTTCAGCGCAAAGTTGAGACAGCACTTGGACCGCTTGATATTCAAAGAAACCGTGGCATTTCACAAGTCCAAGGGGATGTGCTATTTATTAGTTATCACGCGAATGTCCGGCGTAGGGTGGAAGATGTGCTCCGCGGTGAAGGCTACCGATACGATGTCGTTAGTGCTGAAGATGCGCCCCGTTTTCTACAACTCGCGCGGTATCGCTTGGTGATTTTCGATTGGACTTCGCGCGGATATTGGCGGATTTTTAACGATGTACGTCGGGATAAGAAGCACATCAAAATCATTGTCCTTGTCACGAGCGAAGCACGCGCACGCGCAACAATGGAAGGCGGCGGCTATAGTTACATCTGGGGTGAAGACTTCGATCCTGAGCAGTTGCGTACATGTCTACGAAGCGCGTTACAACTACGGCACCCAGTTTGTGCATTACTTAAAGATAACGAACCTTGCAATCGTTCTTGTGTTTATGATTATGAACCGGGGTCGTCAGTTCATATTGCTTAAATTTAGAGCAAGTTTTCGATACTCGGAAACTACACCAAAATGGCAACAAACTTAGAATTCAAAGCACACTGTCCGTCGCTTGAAACCCTCTATCCGAGGTTGGCTGATTTAGAGGCGACACACTGTGAAACCGTCTATCAAATTGATACCTATTTTTATGTGACGCAGGTAAAAGACGCTGCGATATTAGAAACCTGTAAACCGCGTCTTAAATTGCGTGAGATTAGCGAGGCACGCCATCGCGTGCCCTCGCAAGATGAAACAGATGAAGCGTGGCTTATCTACTATGAGCGTCCGAATCAAAGCGAATCTCGTTATAGTCAGTACCAACTCAGCAAGGTTAGCGACCCGTCAACCCTCAAAACGCTGCTAACCGTTGCCTTGGGAGTTGAAACGATTGTCCAAAAACAGCGAGAGGTCTGGATGTTCAAAAATACCCGTATCCATCTCGATACAGTTGCCAATTTAGGACAGTTTATCGAATTGGAAACGGTGTTTCAGGGACAAACAGAAGTCGAAGCAGCAAATGAACACCAGTACGTTAAAAGGATACTTCATTTAGGCACTGCTGACCCAGTTGCTGTCTCCTATAGCGACCTTGTTATGCAAAAGCCGTAACCGAATATCAGCGGTATTGCGTAAGTTCTAAATTTTCATTTCACTATAAAATCTTAACTCACTACCCAAACACACGCCCATTTCCTGCAGAATTATGCACCCGTTTTACGCCTAAGTAGCGTCACCAGATTTGAAAACAGAATGATGAAACTACTCTTTTTTGGAGGCGACGCATGAAAAATGACGATGCTGAACTCATTCAACGCGTCCTTGAAGGCGACGATGATGCCTTCTCTGTGCTTGTGAGAAAATACCAGAAACAGGTGCACGCGTTGGCGTGGCGGAAAATCGGGGATTTCCACACCGCAGAGGAGATTACACAGGACACGTTCCTGAAAGCATACAAGAAACTTGCAACACTCAAGGAACCGCAGCGTTTTGACAGTTGGCTTTATGTCATCGCCGCGAATCGCTGTAGCTCTTGGCTCCGAAAAAAGCGGGTGTGGACGCAGCCACTTGAGGAGCTTGAGGAGACAGACAACGCGCACGTACAAACAGGTACATATTCGGGATACGTCGCTGCGGAAAACGAGCGCACAACCGCAGAAGCACAGCGCGATGTCGTCAAAAAGTTGCTCGCGAGACTCCAAGAGAGTGAACGCACTGTCATCACGCTCCACTACTTCGGAGAAATGTCGTGCACAGAGATTAGCGCGTTTTTAGGGGTATCCGCAAATACAATTAAGAGTCGTCTCCGTCGGGCACAGCAGCGTCTAAAGAGAGAAGAACCGATGATCAGAGCGGCTTTGGATAACTTCAAAATCACCCCGAATCTCACAGAGAATATTATGCGAGAGGTCGCCCGTATTAAACCCGCTACACCGTCCAGTAGCAAGCCTTTCGCACCGTGGACAATCGCCGCTTCTACAGTAGCAGTGGTGTTACTAATGTTAGGTATTGGAAATCAACAACACGCAATCCGTTTTCAACAACCCTATAGCCTTGATGCCGCATCGGAGATGACGGTTGAACTGATTGAGACACCCATCGTGCTGAATATTGCATCAAAACCCGATATACGGACGCAGATCGGAAGCACCAACACACCCAACAAAAGCAGCAAATCTGGACAACCATTTAAGGATACCCAAGCATTCGTCAAAGAAGCACACGCTGACGAATTTGTTGATGATTACACAAAATGGGAACTCCCCAAAGCGGCGAAAGCGCGCCTCGGAAAAGGCGGTATCAACGCGCTTCAATTCTCACCCGATGGTACACAAATTGCTGTCGGAAGTAACATCGGTGTGTGGCTTTACGATGCAGAAACAGGAAAAGAAATTAATATGTTCCCAGGCATGTGTGAGTCCATTGTTTTTTCACCGGATGGGCAATTCATCGCAAGTAGCGGGAGCCGCCCCGGACTTCAGTTGTGGGAGATAGTTACTGGTCAGAAAATGTCCCATATTGAGAAACTACTTCCTGCCGCGGCACTGCATTTCTCTGAGGATAGCAAAACAGTTGTCAGTTTGGGGAACTGGACAAACACCATTGACAAGTTAGATATTGAAACAGGTGAGGCAAATGTGAAGAAAATCAAAGAAATGGTAAAGAGAGCAAATTCGTCTCAATCTTACGCCCTCACAGCGGATAAATTTGCGGTCGGTAGGCAGGACGGAAAGATCGAACTGGGAAGCACAATGACCGGTGAAAAATTCTCTACCCTCAGTGGACATACAGGCGGAATCCAGGAACGGTTACCCCCCGCAGCAGATGAGGAGATCCCGCCAGCAGGAGAGATTCGGTGGCAGTTTTCAGACGGTACCCCTAACTCCGTGTTAGCCTTAGCATTTTCACCCGATGGAACAAAACTCGCCAGTGGAAGTAAGGATAAAACGGTGCGATTATGGGATACTTTCACCAACGACGAATTGGTTACCCTCCGAAAACATACAGGTTCGACAAACGCTTTAGCATTCTCACCGGATGGGAAAATGCTCGCAAGTGGGAGCACCGATAAGACCGTGCAGTTGTGGGATGCTGCGACCGGCGCGCACCTCGCAACGTTCGATGAGCATATTAGCGGTATTGCAGCACTCACATTTTCGCCAGACGGACGTACCCTCGCAAGCGGAAGTACAGATGGTACAATCCAATTTTGGGACACAACCACCAAAACATTGTTACCGATTCGTCTCACAGAACACATGGAGTGGGTGAAAGCAGTCTCCTTCCTTGAAGACAATTCTATGCTCGCCAGCGTTGACTTTAACGGCGTAATTACTTTGTGGGACCTAAAGACATCGCAAAAAACCGCGGTTCAAACGATAGGACCTCGGCATTTCTTAATGACTTCAGCGTTTTCACCGCATGGAACGAAACTCGTTAGCACCGGTGCAAAATCCGCCACATTCCTCAACATAGGTCCCAGTAAGCTTGTCACCACGCAGGAGCCAGATCATCTGGTCCGTCTGACAGATGTTCGTACGGGACGTGAATTAGCAACCCTAACAAAGACAGTTGGCGGAATGAATCAAGAAGTAGGTATGGCTTTTTCGCCTGACGGAAAAGTGGTAGCCTTCCACGGTTCGGGTGGGATTCATGTATGGCAGACAGAAACGAGGGATGTTCTTACTATCCGATTCTTAGAACAAAACAATAATGACGCGATGGTCGAGCAGCACATGGTGGCTCAACTGCTAAACGAAGTCACGGTTCTGATGTTCTCACCAGATGGCAAAAAACTTGTTAGTGGAACCATGGGCGGAAAGGTTCAGATGTGGGATCCAGAAACGGGTGTTGAGTTAGCACCCTTCCTTGCTGGACAGGAGCTGCCTGCCGATTTTACCGTGAGTTATGAAGATCCGATTACAGCGTTGGCGTTCTCTCCAAATGGGGCATTACTCGCTGTCGGAAGTCAACAAAAAATCCGTTTATTGGGTAGCAGTAAGCAGCCTCGCGTTAAAGATGTTCCACGCGGCACCAAGTCGTTAGCGTTCTCACCTGATGATACTGTTCTCCTTGCAGGACTTAGAAACGGTGGAATTGAATTATTGGATATGACAACAGGGGAAAAAATTACCACACTCAATGGGCATACCGCAACAGTGGAGACGTTAGTATTCTCACCCGATGCAAAGACGCTCGTTAGTACTGGACAAGACGGAACTATTCTTTTGTGGGATTGGGAGGAAGCCATCAAGGGCTCATCTGCAATGGAGGAATAACAAGAAAATAGTTATCGGTTGTCAGATGCCGCCCCTACGGGGCTTGGATTCTTTGGTCTTCACGTTGCTACACAGATACCACCCCTACGGGGTTCAAGAGGGTTTTGGCGTATACACGGTTTGTGGCTATGATCTGGTGCGGTTGATTGAAGATTAATTTATTAATTCGGTAATTTTTGGGGAAGTTCGGTTAGGTTAGGAATGCAGGTCGCATTTGGGTGTGTACACCGCAAAACCGAACCTACCGGGCCTGGAGAAAATATAGAATTACCGATTTATTTTCTTTAACTTCATGAAACCGCACCTACCGGATTTACGATTACCCCTCTAAAACCTAATCCTGAGAGACATGCGGTGGCTGCCCCCTAATGCCGGATGGTTTGCAAATGCGTAGTCTAACCCCGCGCCTGCCCCGGTGACGAACCGGAGGTTCAACCCAACGCCTGCCGTCAAACGTCGAGTGCGTTCAATTCCTTTACGCTCATCAAAGCCAATACGCAACGAAAGTAGATCAAAGAGTGTCCATTCAGCACCGCCATGCAACTCAACGCCATCCTTGATATAGGTATCCAAAGCTAAGATAAGGGTGCTATGGAAAATGGCAAGTGTGTGTGTCGTTGCAATGCCGATTTTCAGATGCGGTGGTATCGTCTCGGTGTGGGATGTCAGGTCTGCTGATGGCGGCGGTGTGTTCCAATAGATTTTTGTCCGAAAAACATCGCTGGCTTGCAGTCCGAGCGTCAGACGATGCGATTTTTCTGGATTTGTCATCGCAACGAAACCGATGTCTGCACCGCCACCGATGGCGTTTGTTGTCCGATATCCGCTCATGTAGAGCAGCTTGAGTGTGCTACCGAGACGGAGATCAATACCGTGAAAAGAAGGGAGCATCCAACCAGATGCAAGGAGGAAGGCGTTATCCGTACTATTGAAAGTCCCAATTACTTTTGGACGGTTCGTGGGTCCGACAGGACGCGTGACTACCGGTAGACTGGTAATAGGAATATCGTCAACGCCAACGCGTAGCCAACTTATACCGATCGCACCTCGTTTTTTAATCGGATGGACATAACTCACAAAGTCATACGCGTCCTCTCCATTGAGTGTGGAATGCATGAAACTAACTTCGTATCGGGTGAGGTATCCCAATCCAGCAGGATTCCAATAAGCCGCGTAGGCATTGTCACTCAGTGCAGTCCCCGCACCACCCATAGCAAGTGCGCGAGCACCGACACCAAGCGTTAGGAAGTCCGCGGTATACTTCGCATCCGCAGATGGAATAGTTACTACACAGAACGCAATTATAGATAGAACAAAAAGTTTGCAAGTGTCTCTAAAGTGTTCTAAAGTCCGGAAGTGAGGGAGGGGATTTTGAATAACTTTAGCACACTTTATGGACTTCAGCACACTTTTAAACATTGATTTATGTTTCATTGTTTTGGGTTATCGGTTGAAAACTATCAACGGAGTTTCATC
This sequence is a window from Candidatus Poribacteria bacterium. Protein-coding genes within it:
- a CDS encoding class IV adenylate cyclase, with translation MATNLEFKAHCPSLETLYPRLADLEATHCETVYQIDTYFYVTQVKDAAILETCKPRLKLREISEARHRVPSQDETDEAWLIYYERPNQSESRYSQYQLSKVSDPSTLKTLLTVALGVETIVQKQREVWMFKNTRIHLDTVANLGQFIELETVFQGQTEVEAANEHQYVKRILHLGTADPVAVSYSDLVMQKP
- a CDS encoding sigma-70 family RNA polymerase sigma factor; this encodes MKNDDAELIQRVLEGDDDAFSVLVRKYQKQVHALAWRKIGDFHTAEEITQDTFLKAYKKLATLKEPQRFDSWLYVIAANRCSSWLRKKRVWTQPLEELEETDNAHVQTGTYSGYVAAENERTTAEAQRDVVKKLLARLQESERTVITLHYFGEMSCTEISAFLGVSANTIKSRLRRAQQRLKREEPMIRAALDNFKITPNLTENIMREVARIKPATPSSSKPFAPWTIAASTVAVVLLMLGIGNQQHAIRFQQPYSLDAASEMTVELIETPIVLNIASKPDIRTQIGSTNTPNKSSKSGQPFKDTQAFVKEAHADEFVDDYTKWELPKAAKARLGKGGINALQFSPDGTQIAVGSNIGVWLYDAETGKEINMFPGMCESIVFSPDGQFIASSGSRPGLQLWEIVTGQKMSHIEKLLPAAALHFSEDSKTVVSLGNWTNTIDKLDIETGEANVKKIKEMVKRANSSQSYALTADKFAVGRQDGKIELGSTMTGEKFSTLSGHTGGIQERLPPAADEEIPPAGEIRWQFSDGTPNSVLALAFSPDGTKLASGSKDKTVRLWDTFTNDELVTLRKHTGSTNALAFSPDGKMLASGSTDKTVQLWDAATGAHLATFDEHISGIAALTFSPDGRTLASGSTDGTIQFWDTTTKTLLPIRLTEHMEWVKAVSFLEDNSMLASVDFNGVITLWDLKTSQKTAVQTIGPRHFLMTSAFSPHGTKLVSTGAKSATFLNIGPSKLVTTQEPDHLVRLTDVRTGRELATLTKTVGGMNQEVGMAFSPDGKVVAFHGSGGIHVWQTETRDVLTIRFLEQNNNDAMVEQHMVAQLLNEVTVLMFSPDGKKLVSGTMGGKVQMWDPETGVELAPFLAGQELPADFTVSYEDPITALAFSPNGALLAVGSQQKIRLLGSSKQPRVKDVPRGTKSLAFSPDDTVLLAGLRNGGIELLDMTTGEKITTLNGHTATVETLVFSPDAKTLVSTGQDGTILLWDWEEAIKGSSAMEE
- a CDS encoding PorV/PorQ family protein: MFKSVLKSIKCAKVIQNPLPHFRTLEHFRDTCKLFVLSIIAFCVVTIPSADAKYTADFLTLGVGARALAMGGAGTALSDNAYAAYWNPAGLGYLTRYEVSFMHSTLNGEDAYDFVSYVHPIKKRGAIGISWLRVGVDDIPITSLPVVTRPVGPTNRPKVIGTFNSTDNAFLLASGWMLPSFHGIDLRLGSTLKLLYMSGYRTTNAIGGGADIGFVAMTNPEKSHRLTLGLQASDVFRTKIYWNTPPPSADLTSHTETIPPHLKIGIATTHTLAIFHSTLILALDTYIKDGVELHGGAEWTLFDLLSLRIGFDERKGIERTRRLTAGVGLNLRFVTGAGAGLDYAFANHPALGGSHRMSLRIRF